One region of Eupeodes corollae chromosome 1, idEupCoro1.1, whole genome shotgun sequence genomic DNA includes:
- the LOC129945109 gene encoding uncharacterized protein LOC129945109 → MTENMEAVKSDEQQTAANQEKEEQVTITEVYKIIGLGDDANDSAKNEENQANDEMNIGSAHGTSTPQKVGMALEFDWNSEPLDFNEDLVDDLISSQKLSSSLVELPSSQNVNSSKTDSLRNLNLSMVELSSSQNVNLSSASNASDSSVNSNKMQAKIRKENGLRIKHMIGFFKNEGVSFFKAKRVYQALYEDRMDLDVLMCFVITGQVVIIDQKLILPEWLQRRPLSKVNKVGVKN, encoded by the exons ATGACAGAAAATATGGAAGCCGTTAAAAGTGATGAGCAGCAAACCGCAGCGaatcaagaaaaagaagaacaagTTACTATCACAGAAGTCTATAAAATCATTGGTTTGGGTGATGACGCGAACGATTCagccaaaaatgaagaaaatcagGCAAATGATGAGATGAATATTGGAAGTGCACACGGAACTTCGACGCCGCAAAAAGTTGGAATGGCGTTAGAATTCg ATTGGAATAGTGAACCATTGGATTTTAACGAAGATTTAGTTG ATGATTTAATCTCTTCGCAAAAATTGAGCTCATCATTGGTGGAGTTACCATCATCGCAAAATGTTAATTCGTCAAAGACAGATTCTTTGCGAAATTTGAACTTATCAATGGTGGAATTGTCCTCATcgcaaaatgttaatttatcaAGTGCTTCGAATGCCAGCGATTCAAGTGTGAATTCGAATAAAATGCAGGCGAAAATACGGAAGGAAAATGGATTGCGCATAAAGCATATGATTGGATTCTTCAAGAACGAAggcgtttctttttttaaagccaagc GTGTATACCAAGCACTGTATGAAGACCGAATGGATCTTGATGTTTTGATGTGCTTTGTCATTACTGGGCAAGTGGTCATCATCGATCAGAAATTAATTCTGCCTGAATGGTTACAACGTAGACCATTGTCAAAGGTTAACAAAGTTGGtgtcaaaaattaa